In Pseudoalteromonas piratica, the genomic stretch TAATTTTATTGGGGCTAATAATATTTTTAATTGTGCACTTTCAACTCGATTTTCTTGAAGGCACAACACTGATTATCGTCCTGCTCGCGCCAAGTGTTGTGGTATTTACTGCACTTTATCGTCGATTTTTTAATACCCTCGACAGCGTCGCTGTGCAGCTTGATGGCTTAGCCAATGAGGAATTTACGGTGTGGCACCTTGCTAAATACTCAGCAGGCAGGGTTGCAGGGCTTAAGCGCGATTTACACACTATTGCCAAGCGCATTCAGAATAAACGCCATGAATATGCGCAAAACGAAAGCTTTATTTTTGATTTTATTAACGAACTTGAACTCCCCATAATCGTGATTGATAGCCAATCGCAGGTTTATCACCATAATCAAGCGGCATCCGATTATTATCAAACTGCTAACTTGTTAGGTAATGATTTAGCCAGTCTAGGGCTCAGTGTCGATGCCGATAAATGGCAACTAAAACAAAATAATCAACGTCATAAAGTGGTCGCACATCCATTGCAAAGAGGCAATCGGCATTACCGCTTATTAGTATTTGTATCGATTGAGCAATCACTTAGGCATAACGAAAAAGAAGCCTGGCAAAAACTCGTACGCGTACTTAATCACGAAGTACGTAATTCACTCACACCGATTTATTCAATGGCGCAATCACTGCAAGAGTTACCAAACAACACTCAGTCTGACCTTCAAACCACAATGCTTAACGTAATTGAAAAACGCGCTGAGCACTTGTTGGAATTTGTTGCTAGCTACTCAAAGTTGTCGCAAATCCCAAGCGCAAAATTTGCTAGTGTCTGCACAAATGAAATTGCCAAACGCTGCGAGGCACTGTTCCCAAATATTGATATCATCAATGAACACAATGGTAATATTGAATGTGATATTGAACAGCTCGAACAAGCTTTATTAAATCTTGTTAAAAATGCCAATGAGGCCAACTTAGCCGCTCACACCTCTGGCGTGACTATTCGTATAAGCAAGACTAATCAGTGGCAAATTGCCGTTGAAGATAATGGTATTGGTGTGGATTTAAACGATAACTTATTTGTGCCATTTTACTCGACTAAACCTGAGGGCTCGGGTATTGGTTTAGTATTAAGCCGCGAGCTAATACGAAATCAAAACGGTGAGTTAATACTTACAAACAAACCTCACGAACAAGGTGCTGTTGCCACTATTACCTTTGCTAATTGATCATGCTTGATAAGCTAAATTCGCTTGCTAAGTACCCCTTTTCTTTCTTTTGTTGTCTGATGAGATAAAGGGGGGTAATTCTGAGTGGATCTTGTCGACGAGTCTAAGTCTTTTTCGTCCCTATAATATAAACAAAATAAAACCACATATAACACAAAGTTCTAAAAATCTAATACATACACCCTATCGCCAATAAAAATCATTCGCATTACGATCCATGTTCCTTTTTTAGTGTCAGAAAAATATTATGGAAAACGTATCTGAACAAATGATTTTTGCCAGTGACAATGTGACTGCATTTGTAACCCCTAAAAGTGAATCAACTTTTATTTTCAATCAACAAAACCTTGCTGATTATGAATCTGGTTCCATTCAAGCATTATCCTATGTACATCAAGCAATTAGTAGTAATCAAAAAGTGTTTAATGGCAAGCTCGCTAATGAACTCAAAGATCTTGTCAGCAAAGTAAACTTAGATTCACCCGTAGGCAATACACGACAAGCATTAGAAGAACTTAAACACATTTATTTAAACAATGCTGTGTATTTCCACAACCCAAAATATGTCGCCCATTTAAATTGCCCTGTAGCGTATCCCAGTGTGATTGCCGAACAAATTCTTAGCGCCATTAACTCATCACTCGATACTTACGATCAAAGCGGTGCTGGCACATTAATGGAACAAAAGCTCATTGACTGGACTTGCAAGCAAATAGGATTTAATAGCGAAGCAGATGGTATTTTCACAAGTGGTGGTAGTCAGTCTAATTTAATGGCGTTGTTAATCGCAAGAGACTACTACGCTCAAACATTTCAAAATACCTCGCTACGTGATTCTGGGTTAACTGAGCAAGCGACTCGCTATAAAATTTTTACCTCTGAAGTCAGCCATTTTAGTGTGCAAAAATCCGCAGCCATTTTGGGACTTGGTTATGACGCTGTTGTATCAATACCAGTCGATAACGCATTTAAAATGGACACCCATGCACTAAGGCACGCCATAGAAAAAACCATTGAAGAGGGTGACACCCCTATTTGCGTCGTTGCCACTGCAGGTACAACTGATTTTGGCAGTATTGACCCACTGCATGCAATTTCTCAATTATGTAAAGCACACAATATGTGGATGCATGTTGATGCTGCTTACGGCTGCGGGTTGCTGGTCAGTAACCAACATAAAACAAAGTTAAACGGCATTGAAAACGCGAATTCCGTTACCGTGGATTATCACAAATCGTTCTTACAGCCAGTCAGCAGTAGCGCGTTCTTTATGCAAAATGGTCAACATTTTTCGTTACTTACGCACCATGCAGATTACCTCAACCCATTAAACACGGATACTGAAAAAACGCCGAACCTTGTTGATAAAAGTCTGCAAACCACACGTCGCTTTGATGCCCTAAAATTGTGGCTTACCTTACGTGTTATGGGCGCTGAGCAAATTGGCAACGTGTTCGACAAAGTGATTAAGCTCGCTAAGCAAACACACGCGATATTAAATCAAGATGATGAGTTTGAAGTGATCCATCAACCAGAGATCAGCACCTTGGTATTTCGTTTTTACCAAAAAAACTTACCCAATGAGCTACTAAATACCGTCAACAATCAAATAAAGGAAAAATGCTTCAAAGCTGGAGAATGCGCAATTGCCCGCACGAAAGTAAAAGGCGTGCAATACCTTAAATTTACCCTACTTAATCCAACCACCAGCATTAAGCATATTTCTGAAATTTTATCTGAAATCAAAGCCCATGCGTATCTTGAACTCTCACAACAGGTAACGGACTAATACCATGCAACCAACCTATGATTTTATTGCGATTGGCCTAGGCCCCTTTAACCTTAGCCTTGCTTGTTTAACAGAGTCAATCAACGATTTAAACGGTTTGTTCCTCGAACAACGTAGCGAATTTAATTGGCACCCGGGATTAATGATTGACGGTGTTCATCTGCAAACTCCCTTTATGTCTGATTTAGTGACCCTGGCCGACCCAACTAACCCATATAGTTATTTAAATTATGCAAAACAAACAGGTAACTTATATCAGTTTTATATTCGTGAAGACTTTTTCTTACTGCGTAAAGAGTACAACCAATACTGCCAATGGGCGTCAAAATCACTTAGTAATGTGCAATTTGAGCGACAAGTCGTTCAGGTAGATTTCAATGAATCTGAGAGCCTTTATTGCATATTTGCTAAAGACAGTGCGGGTAATACACATCAATACTTTGCCAAACACCTTGTTTTAGGCACTGGGCCTGTGCCAAATTATACCGCTGCGGTTGATAAAAACGCAGACGATATTATCCACTCAGGGCAATACTTAGCTAATAAAGACGCGCTCACACAGGCTAAAAAATTGGTGATTGTTGGCTCTGGCCAAAGCGCGGCTGAAATCTATTATGACCTGCTAACAGATATTCGTTCACATAATTATGAACTCACTTGGGTAACACGGGCACCTCGTTTTTTCCCACTAGAGTATTCGAAGTTAACCCTAGAAATGACGTCGCCTAATTATGTGGACTATTACTATGATCTGCCGCAAGCAAAAAAAGACGCATTGATAGCAAATCAAAAACACTTATACAAAGGCATAAATAGCTCTCTTATTAATGAAATTTATGATCTCTTGTATCAGTTAAAGCTCGATGGTGATGTACCAACGCGGTTACTCACTAACAGTGAATTAAAATCGCAATCAGGCCACAGTTTAGCGTTTCAACAAACCGAGGCCGAGCACAGTTTCACACTTGAATTCGATAAATTAGTCATGGCCACCGGTTTTAGCTACCAAGACCCAGCCTTCTTAAGCGGTATTGAGTGTCAGATAAACCGCGATAACACAGGGCGTTTTGCTGTCGCACGAGATTATTCTATCGACAAGCAACAACGTATTTTTGTGCAAAATGCAGAGTTACACACCCATGGCTTTGTCACCCCAGATCTTGGCATGGCATGTTATCGCAATAGCCAAATAATCAACCAGATTTTGGGCTATGCACACTATCAGGTTGAAACGCATACCACATTTCAAGAGTTTTTAGCGTCTGAAGCAACGCCCTGCTCTGAAGGGGAAATTGTGTAATGCGTATTTCGCTTAAAACCAGTTTGATTTTACTGACACTCATCTCAGTAATCTGCGACACCATGATTTTGCCTTTTTATCCTACTTTCTTTGCTGATCGTTTTGGCATAGACAATAGCCATCATGTGGGAGCTTACATTGCTGCAGTGTGCTTTACCGTTATGTGTGCTTTCCCCTACTGGGCAAAACTCGCCAAACGCGTTCATGAGGTACATATTTGGGTCGTAACTCAACTCATAGCAGCCTGCTTAGGCATTGCGTGTTTTTTTAGTACTGACATTGTTTGGTTCTGGGTGATTTCGCTTGCGATGCTGGTATTTAAAGCCAGCTACCTACTGATATATCCATTTGTATTGCGTTTGGAAGATCAACAATCCCATTTAGGTATTGTTGGCCTGTTTAGCGTATTGATGCACTTTGGTGGTATTGGTGGCGCATTACTCGGTGGTTGGGTAATTGATTTAACTGATATCCAAACCATTTATTTGATTATGGCACTGGGCGATATTGTACAAGTAGGTGTTTGTCTATATCTAAGTAAACAACTCAAGCTGAAGTGGGCACTGCATCCAAAGGTTTCTTCGCCTGTATTGCGTAAAAAAATACCAAACTTTATTTACACCATAGGTGCGGTGTCATTGTTAGTGTATTTTGCCGGGTTTCTTGCGCGTCCTTATTTCACACTGTACTGGCAACATGTTAGTGGCATCAGTAGTACCTTTATTGCCGGATTAATGTATGCAATTCCCGCTTGGATGGCATTGCTTGGACTTATTCTCAGCAAAAGTCGCCGCTCACTTAACTGGACCAGTCAGCAACACATTCTTGCTGGGCTAGGGTTTGCAAGTATTGGTTTGTGGCTACAAGCATCGCCTGATTGGCAGAGTGTTATTGTTGGCCGTATTTTACTCGGCTATGCAATGTTTGTAATCACAGTGAAGCTTGAGGTGTTATTGTTTTCGCTCAGCCAACCTGAGCACTATGGCGAAGACTTTGCCAAAATCCATTTTATGCAAAACCTAGGGGTTATTGCCGCATCATTTTTAGTTGGATCTCTCGTACAACCCAACGCCTACGATACGCCATTTTTAGTTGCATCAGGGGCAATGACACTGACGTTTTTCGTCTTTATTGGCCTATTTAAAGTATTTACGCATAGCGCCACACATTCTCAACCATTACCGCAAAATCAGCCTACTTTAGAATCAGAGAAATCTTGAAATGAAACAGATAGATCATGTTACTTTGCAAAGCCCTCTTTTGGGCCAAATTAGCTTTAAGCCATTTTTACCAGACCACGACAGTAGCTTATTACACAGTTGGCTAACCCAACCCTATGCAAAATTTTGGGGAATGGAAAATGCTTCAATTGACGAGGTCAAAGCCTTTTATTCAACGCTGATAAACAGTGGACATGAAACAGCTTATCTTGGCTATATCAATGGTACTGCCCAGTTTTTGATAGAAATTTATGATGTGTCACAACACGAAATCGCCTCTCATATTGATATCACAGCAGGCGATATTGGCTTTCATATTTTATTAGCACCCAACACGCATCCTATTCGTGGTTTTAGCCATGATGTAATGCAACACTGTATGCAATTTATATTTGATGAATACCATGCAACGCGAATTTTAGTCGAGCCAGATTGTCATAATCACAAAGTCCACACCCTTAATTTAAGTGTTGGTTTTCGTCACCTTAAAACCGTTCGCTTAAAACAAAAACAGGCTTTGCTAGGCGAACTAACTAAAACCGCGTTTAATCACAGTAAACAGTATGCTAATCATTTAAATAGCTCAATTCAGTTAAATCACAGTTCGCCTGATGCGACACAATTCGCATCGCACATAAAAACAACACATTGGCAAAAAGCAAACCAACAGCTAATCGTTAAGATGATCACCGAGTTTTCTCATGAGCGGTTAATTACCCCGTTTGAGTTAAGTACAGGTAGTTATTTGCTAACCAACAGTAATGAGCAAGTGACTTATCACTTTTCTGCAAAACAATTACCCCTTGATCATCTTATGATCGATGCTTCAAGCCTAGTAAAAACAAATAACCAAGGCGAGCAGCAAGCTTTAGATGCCCTGGCGTTTCTTTTAGAATTTGCCTCAAAGCTCGGATTAGCAGATCAGCAACTGGCTACCTACTTAGAAGAAGTATCTAGCACCTTAAGTTCAGCCTGCTATAAATACGCAAAACGATCGTTCACCGCCTCCGAGTTAGTTCACCAGTCATTTCAAACGGTAGAGTCTGAAATGACCCATGGCCATCCTAGTTTTATTGCCAATAACGGGCGCATTGGTTTTGATGCAACAGATTTTCATCAATACGCACCTGAAGCCGCATCCCCAATACAAATTATTTGGCTAGCGGGTGCTAAAACACATACAGCATTTAATGCAATTAATGATATTAATTATCAGTCGTTAATCGATAGCCAACTGGATTTAAGTGAGCAGTTATTCTTTGAAAAACGGCTTGCTGAAAAAGGCTTACTACTGGATGACTACTACTTAATCCCTGTTCACCCTTGGCAGTGGGAAAATAAACTTGTTCACTTATATACCCGTGAGTTAGCAAATAATACGCTAGTCTGTTTAGGTGCTGGATTTGATAAATACTTACCACAACAATCTATCCGTACCTTATTTAACTTATCAAAGCCTAATAACTACTATGTGAAAGTAGCACTATCTATTTTAAATATGGGCTTTATGCGCGGTTTGTCGGCCAAATATATGGCGGTGACGCCGGCAATTAATCAGTGGGTCTATGATTTAGTGCTGAACGATACCACCCTATCTTCTCTTAATTTCGTACCGCTGCGCGAGCTTGCCACTTTGGGCTTTAGCGGCAGTCATTACGAAGATTGTCAATTAGGGGATACACCTTATAAAAAAATGATCGCAGCCCTTTGGCGTGATAACCCCACTAATTTAATCGACAATTCAGAGCAACTTGCAACCATGGCTAGCTTGCTGCATCAAGACAATAATGGCAATTCCTACATAGTGGCCAAAATAAACGCATCAAAACGCTCACCTGAGGCATGGCTAAAAGCGTATTTAAAAGCGTATTTAATCCCTCTGCTGCACTGCTTTTATAAATACAAATTAGTGTTTATGCCGCACGGTGAAAATTTGATTTTAAGATTTAAAGATCATGTGCCAGTAGGTGTTTTTATGAAGGATATTGGTGAGGAGGTGTGTGTACTTAATTCACAAGATGAATTACCCGAAGAAATCGCACGCATTACTATCACTATGCCAAAAGAGCTTGAACTATTGTCTATATTCACGGATGTCTTTGACTGTATATTCAGATACATGGTGCCATTACTCGCGCAAGAAAATTGCCTTACACCAAAGCAATTTTGGCAATTAGTTGCAACTGAAATTAAACAATATCAAGCAGCCCACCCTGAACTAAGTGAGCGCTTTGCACAGTACGACATATTCTGTGACGAGTTCGAACTCTCATGCTTGAATCGCTTGCAGCTTAAGAATAACAAACAAATGGTCGACTTAACGGACCCAGCAAATAGCTTACAATTTGCCGGAAAGTTAGCCAACCCCATCGCATTGTTTAAAGACTAAATGGCCATTCAAACCACTAAAGGGTGCCCTAAAGCTGTGTTGGCAACTTCACTAAGTACAGTGCCCGAGGTTAAACTAGTGGATGATAGTGACATTAATTTTCACTATCACCCCAGTGCTATCTCTTCACTTTATCGCACCTTGCAAGAAAAGTTCAGTTACACAACACGTGCATATCACATTGTGAATTTATGGCGCCAACTTATTTGGCAACCCATTTATTTATCTGTGGCCAGTTGCTACCGCGCCAAAATAAGCACAGATCTTCACAAGCTAAAACAAGTACAAACAGAAAACACATTGTATGGCTTGATGGTGACAAACATTGTGACTCACCACACACTGCAACATGCGATTAATGCCAATATCCATTCATTAAGAAGGTGTTTGGATCACGCCTTCAATACCATGAAGCAAGTCTGCCATCTCTCGTATGGACAGAGTGTAAAAATCGTTTGCGATATTCTGGCAAACGCCTTTGTCCGCGTGTCAGGTATCGCGCAAAGCGATGAATTAACCGCTGCACTGAGTGAGTGGCAACACGCCCTTTTTAATAAACAACATACTTTTATAGATAGGCAAAGCAATTCACAAAAAATCAAGCTAGCAACCTGCTGCTTACATATTCAAATCGAGCCCAATAACCCGTGTGAAAATTGCCCCAAAAATTCCATTAGGAGAACAACACATGCCAACTAATCGCTTGGTTTCCATTGATATCGCTCGTGGCATGAGTGTCATTATTATGATCTGTGTGCATACATTGTGGATGTATGCAGATAAAGACACCCAATCGAGCTCTTTGCTGGGTGATATTATTCACTTTCTCGGTAAAGGCACCGCGTCATTTCTTGTTGCTATGGGAATCTCATTGATGCTATCAAGGCGTCAATCTAGTCGTGATTTACTTTTTCGTGGCCTAACAATTCTCGCAATTGGTTACAGTATGAATTTTCTAAAATTCGTACTGCCCATTATGCTGGGTGTCATGCCGGAGTCATTTGTCGCTGCTTATGAGTGGCAAACACCTTTAAATTTCTTTCAATATCAGTACCTCATCTTAACCGGTGATATTCTTCAAATGGCAGGCTTCTCATTGATTATTCTCAGTGCTATTACGCAGTTTGTTAAGAATGAGTGGGGGTACCTTTTCGTTGCCTTGGCAATAGCTGTGAGCGCTAAGCCATTAAGCGGTTGGACGCCTGGCATTGACGGGTTAGATTATTTAGCCAAAGTACTGTGGGGCAATACCTATCAAATCTATTTTCCACTTTTCCCGTGGTTAAGCTGCATTTTAGTAGGCATGTTTATCGGCAAACGGTTTGTCCACAGTCAAAGCAGTGTCGCGTTACACAGCGACTGCTTGAAAATGGGCATATCTTTGACCTTACTTGGTGGCGGGTTGATGGCATGGAATTTTGATTATCATTTTGGCAATTTTTTCCATACTGGATTTGGTGGTATCGCCTATTTAATTGGAGTTAACTTAATCGCTTTATGGTGCCTCAATAAACTGCTAAAAAGCGTTATATTCGAACGATTACATGGCCTATTTAGTTACTGTTCGCAGCATGTTACTAGCCTTTATGTAACCCAATGGGTGTTAATTTGTTGGGGCATGGCGATTATTGGATACCAAACCATGAACTCGTTACAAACGATCATGTTAATGCCCTTAACAATTTCCCTAACGCTGCTTTGCCATTATGGCTATGTAACAGCTAGAACGAACCTAAGTCTTAACAAACATATATTGAAACGAGCACCGCAAGTTGAGTGATTTAGAGATTTAAAACCGCTTTTACATTTGCTAAATAGGTTTGCGACACCGGCACTTCGGTGCCATTTTGCAAAATAAGAATGAGCTTGCGCCCGTCTTTTTTAGTATCGCTCACAGCCTCTTTAGCTACCCACCAAGAACGATGTGTTTGAAAGCCGTCATAATGTTCAAGTTTAGAGAGCGCATCTTTAAAACGCATTAAAAGTAGGTGTTCACCTTTATCTGTTTTTACATTTAGGTAGTGGTCATCCATTTGCAAACAAATTAATTTCCCACGTTTAGCCAGCGGCAGTTCATTAATTAAGGTATCAACGGGCTGGCTTTGCATACTCTCAACTTTTTCAGAGTTCAGTGCGAGTTCTTGCGCATTTTGTTTAAGCAGTTGCTGTTGTTGCAACATTAACGATTTAATTGAACTTACACCTGCAATAATACCACCAATAACCGTGCAATATAAAATCGACATAGGCAATGATTGCAAATAGCTATTATCAAAATAGTTAAAAAAGAGATTAATAATAAAGGGCGCTAACAACCCCATTAAAACACTTGCTACTAATGTTGAGAGTATAAGTCGAACGGCTTTTTTGTTTATCCGTTCGGGCAAATTACTATCGAGCAATTTTGACAAAAAGAACATCGTTGGCGAGTAAATTACGTAGCCAGTAAAGCACATCACACACCAGAAGAATCCAGCATAAAAGATATCAATTTGGTGCATACCAAATGGGCGAAGAAACGTTAAAAACACCACAAAAATAGCAATAACAACTGCGTCAGTCGCTAAATCTCTTACGTCTAAAAACTCTCTTATCAATTGATTATTAAGGTTAATTTCACGATTCGCCAATTGTACATCCTGTTTTTTTTATTATTTCACGAAGTAATGAACTCGCTTTACGAAAGGTCGATTGAGCGCTGAAAAAAATCGTCATATTGTGATTCCAACGAGCAAAACGACGCTCATTAAAAAACAATTTATTTAAGGAATTACTATGAACTTTTTAACACTATCCACGCTTTCGTTAAGCCTTTTTATATTACCTGTATCTGCACAAACCGTGCAATTCAATATTGAAGGTATTCAACACGATAAAGGAAAGTTATATATCCAATTATTTAAAGGAGAAAACAACTTTAAAAAAGGTAAAGCACACAATGAAGCGATTGTTAATGCAAAAAAAGGGCAGCTAACAGTGACTTTCAATAATGTTGAACCTGGGGACTATGCCATTCGCTACTTCCATGATGAAAATAGCAACCGAGACTTCGACAATAATATGTTTGGCATGCCAATCGAAGGTTACGGTTTCTCAAATAATGCGCCGGTAAATTTTGGTCCGCCAAGCTACCAGCAAATGACCTTCATGGTATCGAATGTTACCGTTATTAATTCTTCAACAGTTAACTATTAAGGAGCAAAGTAATGCAAAGACGTGAAGCCTTAAAAAGTATGCTCGGTTTATCTGTTGCAGCAGCTGCTTGTAGTCCCTTCCCTGCGCTCGCAAATTTGGCGAGCGCAAATGAAGATATCATGGCGCAGTTTGCAACCAGTTTTGACAAGGCCGTTCTTAATAACCCTAACTTAATTGGTTTAAAAAGCATGTCTGGTGATATTCCTTGGCAAAACTTAACCATTGAAGGGAAATTACCAAAAGCGCTTCGCGGCAATTTTTATCGAAATGGGCCTGCGGTGCATCAGCGCAATGGACAACGCTACACTCATCTGTTTGAAGGTGATGGCATGATCCAACATTTTAACTTTACTGATACTGGCATTCAGCACCGCGCTAAGTTTGTAAAAACCAACAAGTACACTCAAGAGCAGGCCGCAGATAAGTTTTTATTCTCTGGACCAAATAGCAAATTACCCGGCAGTTTACCTGTCAATAAAACCGACATCATTAATGCTGCCAATACTAATATTATTCCGGTAAATGGCGAGCTATGGGCACTTTGGGAAGCGGGCTCTGCAACCGCAATAGATGCAAGTAGTTTGGACGCAAAAGGTCTTGTAAACCTTGGCGAAAACACTCGTTATGGTAATAGTTTAAAAGGGCTCGCCTTTTCAGCACACCCAAAAATTGAGGCGGACGGCACGATTTGGAATTTTGGCAGTACCGTTACGGGCGACATTGTACTTTACCATCTTAATAACCGCGGAATAACGCAAAAAGTAAACTTACTTAAAACCAATTACCGTGGCGGCATGTTACATGACTTTTTAATCACGCAGAATAATATACTCATCATCTTACCGTCACTTGATAGAGATAAAACCGATGAGCGTTTGTTCAGCGCAATTCGTTTTAACAACAGCTTGCCGATGAAGGTATTAGTCATAGACAAAAATACCTTAACACTGACGCGTGAATACCAAGTAGATGCAGGCTTTGCCTTTCATTTTGGTAATGCGTGGGAAGACACCGATGGTACGATTCGCTTTGATGCCAGCCTTTATCCAAATTGTGAAAATTTACATCATATGAGTGATTTAATGCGTGGTAAAACGTCGGATGCAACGCCTGCCAATACTGTATTGTTCACACTTTATAAAAACGGCAGTGCTCATAAACAAACCATTGCAGGTATCAGCGAATTTCCACGTGTATACGATCACTTAACAGGGTTACAAAATAATTTACTGGTGACACTATCATCAATACAAAGTGATGTATGGAGTGACAGTGTGCGCGTTATAAATGTGAATAATGGCAAGCAAGATACCTTTGTGTATGGCGAAGATTTTCTAGTTGAGGAGCATGTAATTGTTGATAACTCGCATCAAGAAGGCAATGGCTATTTAGTGGGCACAGCGCTTCATGTGCCATCAAAACGTACTTGCGTAAATGTGTTTAAAGTTGGTCATGTCAGTGATGGTCCCGTGTGTCGTGCTTGGTTAGGGCAAGCGTTATCGCTTGGCTTTCACGGTAATTTCCTGAC encodes the following:
- a CDS encoding sensor histidine kinase, with product MQKHSLERTVIALFTLPCLILLGLIIFLIVHFQLDFLEGTTLIIVLLAPSVVVFTALYRRFFNTLDSVAVQLDGLANEEFTVWHLAKYSAGRVAGLKRDLHTIAKRIQNKRHEYAQNESFIFDFINELELPIIVIDSQSQVYHHNQAASDYYQTANLLGNDLASLGLSVDADKWQLKQNNQRHKVVAHPLQRGNRHYRLLVFVSIEQSLRHNEKEAWQKLVRVLNHEVRNSLTPIYSMAQSLQELPNNTQSDLQTTMLNVIEKRAEHLLEFVASYSKLSQIPSAKFASVCTNEIAKRCEALFPNIDIINEHNGNIECDIEQLEQALLNLVKNANEANLAAHTSGVTIRISKTNQWQIAVEDNGIGVDLNDNLFVPFYSTKPEGSGIGLVLSRELIRNQNGELILTNKPHEQGAVATITFAN
- a CDS encoding pyridoxal phosphate-dependent decarboxylase family protein, producing MENVSEQMIFASDNVTAFVTPKSESTFIFNQQNLADYESGSIQALSYVHQAISSNQKVFNGKLANELKDLVSKVNLDSPVGNTRQALEELKHIYLNNAVYFHNPKYVAHLNCPVAYPSVIAEQILSAINSSLDTYDQSGAGTLMEQKLIDWTCKQIGFNSEADGIFTSGGSQSNLMALLIARDYYAQTFQNTSLRDSGLTEQATRYKIFTSEVSHFSVQKSAAILGLGYDAVVSIPVDNAFKMDTHALRHAIEKTIEEGDTPICVVATAGTTDFGSIDPLHAISQLCKAHNMWMHVDAAYGCGLLVSNQHKTKLNGIENANSVTVDYHKSFLQPVSSSAFFMQNGQHFSLLTHHADYLNPLNTDTEKTPNLVDKSLQTTRRFDALKLWLTLRVMGAEQIGNVFDKVIKLAKQTHAILNQDDEFEVIHQPEISTLVFRFYQKNLPNELLNTVNNQIKEKCFKAGECAIARTKVKGVQYLKFTLLNPTTSIKHISEILSEIKAHAYLELSQQVTD
- a CDS encoding GNAT family N-acetyltransferase; translated protein: MKQIDHVTLQSPLLGQISFKPFLPDHDSSLLHSWLTQPYAKFWGMENASIDEVKAFYSTLINSGHETAYLGYINGTAQFLIEIYDVSQHEIASHIDITAGDIGFHILLAPNTHPIRGFSHDVMQHCMQFIFDEYHATRILVEPDCHNHKVHTLNLSVGFRHLKTVRLKQKQALLGELTKTAFNHSKQYANHLNSSIQLNHSSPDATQFASHIKTTHWQKANQQLIVKMITEFSHERLITPFELSTGSYLLTNSNEQVTYHFSAKQLPLDHLMIDASSLVKTNNQGEQQALDALAFLLEFASKLGLADQQLATYLEEVSSTLSSACYKYAKRSFTASELVHQSFQTVESEMTHGHPSFIANNGRIGFDATDFHQYAPEAASPIQIIWLAGAKTHTAFNAINDINYQSLIDSQLDLSEQLFFEKRLAEKGLLLDDYYLIPVHPWQWENKLVHLYTRELANNTLVCLGAGFDKYLPQQSIRTLFNLSKPNNYYVKVALSILNMGFMRGLSAKYMAVTPAINQWVYDLVLNDTTLSSLNFVPLRELATLGFSGSHYEDCQLGDTPYKKMIAALWRDNPTNLIDNSEQLATMASLLHQDNNGNSYIVAKINASKRSPEAWLKAYLKAYLIPLLHCFYKYKLVFMPHGENLILRFKDHVPVGVFMKDIGEEVCVLNSQDELPEEIARITITMPKELELLSIFTDVFDCIFRYMVPLLAQENCLTPKQFWQLVATEIKQYQAAHPELSERFAQYDIFCDEFELSCLNRLQLKNNKQMVDLTDPANSLQFAGKLANPIALFKD
- a CDS encoding MFS transporter; its protein translation is MRISLKTSLILLTLISVICDTMILPFYPTFFADRFGIDNSHHVGAYIAAVCFTVMCAFPYWAKLAKRVHEVHIWVVTQLIAACLGIACFFSTDIVWFWVISLAMLVFKASYLLIYPFVLRLEDQQSHLGIVGLFSVLMHFGGIGGALLGGWVIDLTDIQTIYLIMALGDIVQVGVCLYLSKQLKLKWALHPKVSSPVLRKKIPNFIYTIGAVSLLVYFAGFLARPYFTLYWQHVSGISSTFIAGLMYAIPAWMALLGLILSKSRRSLNWTSQQHILAGLGFASIGLWLQASPDWQSVIVGRILLGYAMFVITVKLEVLLFSLSQPEHYGEDFAKIHFMQNLGVIAASFLVGSLVQPNAYDTPFLVASGAMTLTFFVFIGLFKVFTHSATHSQPLPQNQPTLESEKS
- a CDS encoding heparan-alpha-glucosaminide N-acetyltransferase domain-containing protein translates to MPTNRLVSIDIARGMSVIIMICVHTLWMYADKDTQSSSLLGDIIHFLGKGTASFLVAMGISLMLSRRQSSRDLLFRGLTILAIGYSMNFLKFVLPIMLGVMPESFVAAYEWQTPLNFFQYQYLILTGDILQMAGFSLIILSAITQFVKNEWGYLFVALAIAVSAKPLSGWTPGIDGLDYLAKVLWGNTYQIYFPLFPWLSCILVGMFIGKRFVHSQSSVALHSDCLKMGISLTLLGGGLMAWNFDYHFGNFFHTGFGGIAYLIGVNLIALWCLNKLLKSVIFERLHGLFSYCSQHVTSLYVTQWVLICWGMAIIGYQTMNSLQTIMLMPLTISLTLLCHYGYVTARTNLSLNKHILKRAPQVE
- a CDS encoding lysine N(6)-hydroxylase/L-ornithine N(5)-oxygenase family protein — protein: MQPTYDFIAIGLGPFNLSLACLTESINDLNGLFLEQRSEFNWHPGLMIDGVHLQTPFMSDLVTLADPTNPYSYLNYAKQTGNLYQFYIREDFFLLRKEYNQYCQWASKSLSNVQFERQVVQVDFNESESLYCIFAKDSAGNTHQYFAKHLVLGTGPVPNYTAAVDKNADDIIHSGQYLANKDALTQAKKLVIVGSGQSAAEIYYDLLTDIRSHNYELTWVTRAPRFFPLEYSKLTLEMTSPNYVDYYYDLPQAKKDALIANQKHLYKGINSSLINEIYDLLYQLKLDGDVPTRLLTNSELKSQSGHSLAFQQTEAEHSFTLEFDKLVMATGFSYQDPAFLSGIECQINRDNTGRFAVARDYSIDKQQRIFVQNAELHTHGFVTPDLGMACYRNSQIINQILGYAHYQVETHTTFQEFLASEATPCSEGEIV